From one Dyella sp. 2HG41-7 genomic stretch:
- a CDS encoding beta-ketoacyl synthase chain length factor has protein sequence MQFRIEQWQAWAPGLDTVEAWRAWAHQPVRIDDDNAQPSCDFLPAMQRRRLSRLARMTMHVAWPLCAEGEQLPFVFASRHGETPRTYALLSDVAQEQPLSPTQFGLSVHNAIAGQWSILRGQHGESVAVAGEADTFEHAMVEAATLLSDGARSVLVVIAEERPPAAYDEWIDDVPFSYAVALRLGGIDSTSGTRDGERWQLHLESHQGQSTVSTWPHALDFVRALCNGESKLDHAWKLRQWMWQRIP, from the coding sequence ATGCAGTTTCGCATCGAACAATGGCAAGCCTGGGCACCCGGTCTCGACACCGTCGAGGCCTGGCGTGCGTGGGCGCATCAACCCGTTCGAATCGATGACGACAACGCGCAGCCGTCGTGCGATTTTCTGCCCGCCATGCAGCGGCGCAGGCTTAGCCGATTGGCGCGCATGACCATGCACGTTGCTTGGCCGCTGTGCGCGGAAGGCGAACAACTGCCGTTTGTATTCGCGTCGCGTCATGGCGAAACACCGCGCACGTACGCGTTGTTGAGCGACGTGGCGCAGGAACAACCACTCTCGCCCACGCAATTCGGGTTGTCAGTGCATAACGCCATCGCCGGCCAATGGTCGATTCTGCGCGGGCAACACGGCGAATCCGTGGCGGTTGCTGGCGAAGCCGATACGTTCGAACACGCGATGGTGGAAGCCGCGACGCTGCTGAGCGATGGCGCACGTTCGGTGTTGGTGGTGATCGCCGAAGAACGGCCGCCCGCGGCGTACGACGAGTGGATCGACGACGTGCCGTTTTCGTATGCTGTGGCGCTGCGATTGGGGGGAATCGATTCGACATCGGGCACGCGCGACGGCGAACGTTGGCAGCTGCATCTCGAATCGCATCAGGGGCAATCCACCGTTAGCACGTGGCCGCACGCGTTGGATTTCGTGCGCGCCTTATGCAACGGGGAAAGCAAACTCGACCATGCATGGAAATTGCGTCAATGGATGTGGCAGCGAATTCCGTAA
- a CDS encoding beta-ketoacyl-ACP synthase — MKRVVITGMGGITPLGHDWSEIEPRLRQGGNAVRRMPEWDFFESLNSRLGCPVDDFQIPDWPRKHLRSMGRVAQLAVAASERALRDAGLHGDASIADGRMGVAYGSSGGSVDPVRVMGRMLETGSMQGVTATSYVQMMAHTTAVNVGVFFGLKGRILPTSSACTSGSQAIGFGYETIQQGKQTLMLCGGAEELSGPGVAVFDTLFATSTRNDEANLTPRPFDRARDGLVVGEGAATLVLEEYEHARARGARIYAEIVGFGCNSDGNHITQPTSETMSTAMQLALKDAQLSSGAIGYVSAHGTATDRGDVAESHATALVLGKRVPVSSMKSYVGHTLGACGALESWWAVQMMRDGWFAPTINLHEPDAACAELDYIVGSGRVMGTEFVMNNNFAFGGINTSLIFKALG; from the coding sequence ATGAAACGCGTTGTCATCACCGGCATGGGCGGCATTACGCCGCTTGGACACGACTGGTCCGAGATCGAACCGCGCTTGCGTCAAGGCGGTAATGCGGTGCGCCGCATGCCGGAGTGGGATTTCTTTGAATCGTTGAACAGCCGTCTTGGTTGCCCCGTCGACGATTTTCAGATTCCCGATTGGCCGCGCAAACATCTGCGCTCGATGGGTCGCGTGGCGCAATTGGCGGTTGCCGCGAGCGAACGCGCGCTGCGCGACGCGGGTTTGCACGGCGATGCCAGCATTGCCGACGGTCGTATGGGCGTGGCCTATGGTTCGTCCGGCGGTAGCGTGGACCCGGTGCGCGTGATGGGTCGCATGCTGGAAACCGGTTCCATGCAGGGTGTGACGGCGACCAGTTATGTGCAGATGATGGCGCATACGACAGCGGTCAATGTCGGCGTGTTCTTCGGTTTGAAAGGTCGCATTCTGCCGACTTCCAGCGCTTGCACATCCGGCAGTCAGGCGATCGGTTTCGGTTACGAAACGATCCAGCAGGGTAAGCAGACCTTGATGTTATGCGGCGGCGCAGAGGAATTGTCCGGCCCTGGCGTCGCCGTATTCGATACGCTATTCGCCACCAGTACGCGCAACGATGAAGCGAATCTGACGCCCCGCCCGTTCGATCGTGCGCGCGATGGTTTGGTGGTGGGTGAAGGCGCCGCGACGTTGGTGTTGGAAGAATACGAACACGCTCGTGCGCGCGGCGCGCGTATCTACGCGGAGATTGTCGGCTTCGGCTGCAATTCCGACGGCAACCATATTACGCAGCCGACCAGCGAAACCATGTCGACCGCGATGCAGTTGGCGCTGAAGGATGCGCAGCTCTCTTCCGGAGCCATCGGTTATGTCAGCGCGCACGGCACGGCGACCGATCGCGGCGATGTGGCGGAAAGCCACGCCACTGCGCTGGTGCTAGGCAAGCGCGTGCCGGTGAGTTCGATGAAGAGTTACGTGGGCCATACGCTCGGCGCGTGTGGCGCGCTGGAATCGTGGTGGGCAGTGCAGATGATGCGCGATGGCTGGTTTGCGCCCACCATCAATTTGCACGAGCCTGACGCCGCGTGCGCGGAACTGGATTACATCGTGGGTTCGGGGCGCGTGATGGGCACGGAGTTTGTAATGAATAACAACTTCGCGTTTGGCGGCATAAATACGTCGCTGATTTTTAAGGCGCTGGGTTGA